The genomic interval catgcaacatgtattttaaatgtcttcttaaataataaaaatcaaatagacatttaaaaatcataattgaatcatgagaaattcataaacatttaaaaatatcatttttaacaTGAAAACAACATTTcggacactgccatgacctttactaatttctaggtgtaaaaagaccgttttacccctggactcgactttttacgaattcgacttttttcttgatttcatgactctaaaatgtcccaaataattatttaagcttacatgaattttctcatatttttatttggcctaAATCAATGACTTTTAATTTACCCCTTAAATGAGACGTactaatgcgttttaatcccgaaaaattccaaacctcaacataaaattcccaaatcagaaacttagacttataataattatttaagcttaaatctaattttccatgattttatgaagcttaaaactagacttttcaattaactcgatAGTtgacgtttcgtgcggcgattaaattcctaataaatccaaaactcgttattttgatcccaaatttttaacataacctttttatgatttattctacctatccaagtcatgagccacacccgtggacccttggatctattttttgttcttaaattcgaaatattgatACCCTAGTGAACCCGCCGAGCCATCTCTCGATTTACTctagccacgcccgagccacttcgagccaaaacctagctaACCTACCTAGGCACCTTACTGTACAAGCCCAGGCCCCTAACTAGCCCTTTAAACCCTCCAAAAGCTTGCTGGAAACTCAAACCATGTGTTGTAGGTGTGTGTACGTGAGTGTCTTAGTGGCATTAGGACTCCTAGTTGCCTTAGAACTCTTCCAGCCCTTAACCAATGAGGACCCATGACCCTTACTGACCCTAGACCACGCCTAAACCCGACCCACGCCTAGCCCAGACGATTATGCACCCTCCTAGGGCCCTAAAGACCTAGCCTAGCCCAGCCCCAAAGCCCCTTAGCCGAGCTACTTCCTTCCCTGAACCAGCAAAACCTGTGCTGCCCTTAAACTGCTCTCGGGTGGACttgggtggagtcctagcttgctaggactcctccccaacCGTACTCCTCGAGTCCTAGCCTGGCTAGGACTCGACCCTCGACCCCTCCTGACTCTAGCCCAGCCCTGGATGCAACCAAGCCAAGCCCATGCACCCAAATCCCCAACAACCGAACACACAGCCACCAAATAACGTGAGTTTGGGTCCAGCTTGTTTCCTTTGTTTGTGCAGCGAGTGTGGTGTGTGTCTAGGACCTTATAACTTGTGTAAAATCGCCCCTTAACAATCCTTAGTCATGGCAGCCCCATTAGATCacataaaacatgattttggatcaAAAATTCCCAAGTTATATACATGCCCATGCAATATTACGAAAATTTCAGAAAGTTTCTTTGATCTTCATGCAACCAATATTTAAAACAattatatgatatgatggatgagaaaaagagattagggtgtgcctttgcgttattaACGCTCGGATATTcgacgacgacgaagaacggaggaaACGACGAGGCAAGAACCGCACGAAAATCCCTCCAACTCACGGCTGCTGCCCTTGGTTTTCTTATTTCCAGAAAAAAGTGCcgtgcgtgtgtgtgtgttggagCTTGAgagagtttaaaaaaaaaaataaagagagtAGCCGATGGATGATTCTAGAATTGTGGCAATTTACACTTTAAATACtagtttaatttttctaaataggcttaggcctattaagccataaattaaagcccaattaaattacttggattttaaataaaataatagtaaagttttcttttaaataaaaatgtgaatttaatagccgggatgctcgaaagctcgaattttatttaaaaagccaataccgataaaaattacgttccggcttataaaatcacctcacaaCCCGatactttcaaaatttaaaaacatcgaccgcattttaaataattaagaataactatttaataaaaatcttttacattttagccctcggtccccgttcctcgatcatcACTTGAATCtccttaaaaattacattttaatgcaacaatgtagaaaaatatattttaaacatgcaattatgcaccacataattaaataatgcaattaaaacatataatcaaaatacaagagaatttaataattgcaagcatgtggttcgcgtggacctttaaattttcgggacgttacacacTCGTTATAcatatatgataaatttattctttttacatctttataattttatatttttatttaatacaaaatttattcaattaaaaataattttaacatgttcaaaaaaaaaattgttattgATAATTTATAGatgattaattatataaatattattgataaaaattaattataaaattataaaataccaatttgttaatatatatataaaattacgtttaattgttaaatcaaatttcaaattacattttaaatttttgctaaattcaaaatggatttccAAATCCagtttcaattctattttttttcttttttttttagtgAATTAGACATATTATTAGTCTTGTAATCATGTGAAGACAAATTTCTTTAGTTattttttcatcaaaatcatattattaaatgaaagatatcattatagatttatataattattatatggtTAAAAACTTGTATATCATGAGAGTTTATAATTTGCCATTAGGGATTAGGGTTGAGAAAATTTAATAGcagctttaataattaaaaaacccATCATATCATTATATGTACATAtatttaatcatatcatataaatataaaattaaacaataatatttataaaCTATCGTGTTAGTCCGAATGTTTAGAAATGTAGTGGTCACATATGTCtccttaataaaaaataaaataaagtaggtctcttgtgagacggtctcacgaatctttatttgtgagacgggtctcacaataaaaagtaatactcttagcataaaaagaaatattttttcagaAATGATCTCAATAAGAGATTCGACTCACAAaatttatctgtgagaccgtctcacaaaaattttcgtgaaaaaaataatattagttatttaattaaataattatgatGAATGTCATTCGATGAAAATAAATGACAAAAACACAAGGACTAAATTGAAATTCTCTACTTAGGCACAATTTGTAGTCCACTAATCCCTTATAATTTATCTTATTAATCATCGGCCTCTCTAAACCCTAGATTCTCGGAAGTTTGGCGGTGGTCGGAACTGCGAGATAAGAGGCCTTCTTCGATTGCATAAATTGTTTCCGACGGAAGCTTGTCCCGATTCCGATCGTTCATTCCGAGTTTCTGCCGAAACCGAGAGTTTTTTGTGCAAGCAATTATTGGACTAGAACCAGCCAATATCCGAGAGATTTAGAGCTCTGTTTTCTCTTCGAACCCTCCATGGCTCTGACGCTCGCAATGCCCTAATACAAGGTATGTTACAGGCAATGGGCTGTAAAAGAATTTCAATTCCATTTAATTCGGGTTGGACATTGTAATTGTAGTCAATAGGCTTCGGGCTGTTCAATGCTATTGGCTGCCGTTATGTTTATAATTTGTGTACGGGGCTCTGTTTGGTTAAATTATTCGTTTTTTAAATGTTTCACCTTTCTTTTGCGGTTGAACTTCCATGTTACCTATCTATTCATTTTTAGATTAATTTGAATTATGCCAAAAAGCTGTAAATGCAAAATATAGAAATTGGAAAGCTTCATCAAGAATGATAATAAACTCTTTACATGCTTGATTGAAACCCAAACAAGAAAGATGCTGCAGAAATGTTAATTACTCTTTTTAAGTAGTCCTCTTAAGTTTGAAAGTAGGAATAAATTCCGATTGTTGTATTGTTGAAACGATTTTCACTTTTTGTTGTGAAATtgtgtttattattattatcctaTAAATTAGGATCCTGAAGTTGTGGCCTTTTCTATTTCAGCAACTAGGGATGCTTCAAATCTGCTTGCCCATGAGGCTGCATTTGCTTTGGGTTAGATGCAAGATATTCGTTCCATTCCTGCTTTAGAAGTAGTTCTAAATGATCTTTCATTGCATCCCATTGTTCGCCATGAGGTAACTtgcttttgaatattttcttcaCTTGGTTCAGTCATTTGAAAATGTTCCCTTGGGTTTAGATAATCTTGTGAACTTGTGCATCCACAGGCTGCGGAAGCTCTTGGTGCTATCGGGTTGGAGTGTGTTATTCCCATTTTGAAGAGTAGTTTAACTTTAGATCCTGCCCAGGAAGTTCGAGAAACATGTGAGCTAGCACTGAGTCGAATAGAGGAGATGACGAATTCTGTGGCTGGAGAGTCATCTCTTTTCTTGTCAGTTGATCCGGCTGCCCCTGCTTCATGTTCTTCTGTAAAGAACTTAGGTAGCCATTCTAGATATAGGTAGATGACTATATGTATCCTGATTCTACCAGTTGCTTTTACTTATCCCTTTCCACTTCTCAGAGAAATTCTATTGAATGAAAATAAGTGCACGTACGAGCAATATGCTGCTCTTTTTGCCCTCCGGAATCTTGGTGATAATGATGCTATATCTGCCATTATAGAATCCCTTGGTGCAAAAAGTGCTCTTCTACGACATGAGGTCTGTTGTTGTCTTCTTGCTTAATATATCCGATAGGATTGTAGTTGTCAGTTATTATCTTTATCCATTCGACATTGTTCACCTATTTGCATGACAATTACTTAGCACTAATGTTAAATTTATAGTTTGTATATGTAACTTTGTTGTGCAACCATATAAACTGGGCTTTTTCTCTAAATTGGTGGCTTTCCTCTAAATTGGTATGAGCCAACACTATTTCACCCTTAACCTATTAACCATATAGCCTGTTCATTGTTTATATTCGTTAACCTCCTTGTTTTTATTATTCCTCAGGTTGCCTATGTATTAGGGCAACTGCAGAACAAAAAAGCTTCAGATGCACTGTCCCAAGTCCTCAGAGATGTACATGAGCATCCGATGGTCAGACATGAAGCAGCTGAAGCTCTTGGTTCGATTGCAGGTTTGACCCCCGCCATATATTTTGTTCCTGGATGGAATCACATTTGAATTGCTTATATTTAATGAGCTTGTGATGTGAATTTTTAAATACAGTAAGAGTTACACAAGCGTGTCTAAAAAAATTAACGATGTGCATGACATAACAAAGACCTGGTAGCCTGTTCGGTAGAGAAGAACTTCCTGAGAAAAAGAAAATGCTCGTGTATGTATCATGGAAAATTTGGTCCGTGTGAGATGAAAGTGTATGTACGCATAGAATTGAGAAAAAGAAAATGCTCGTCACTGCGAAATCAAGTTGAAGAACAATTTCTGGCGAAGAAAACCATCTTTTTCCCTCAATGGAaaaagcaaatacaaaaactaaATAAACGGCTGCCTCATGTGCCACAGGAGTCGTGCCATTTTAAGTTGTGCTAAATTCGTTATTGTCTTCTTCCAAGTAGTTGACATCGATTCATTGGAATTCTCGGATAAAACTGCAGCACcgaactttttcaaatatgatatattttcaaaaaaaaaaaataatcaaagaGAAATGAATATTACTCATTttgtatataaaataaaatggtGGCCAGAATATGCTATTGTTGGCTACTGTTTTAATTTGCAAGAGAGGAAGGAAGTTTGGACTCCAATCAATTGTTTAatgaatatataataattagatatggaaaaaacatttaaaaaatcattaatttttCCATTTAATATCTACAGCCTGAGATATTAACcaagttaaattttttttgcaaTTCACAAGGACCATCGAATTTGTTTGAAAGTTTTTGGATTTTGATTGTCAGTACAATGTATGTTAGTGGGCCTAAGCTCAAAGTGAGTCCCTAGATCCCACTGCGGTAACAAGTACTCTTATCATTTCTTTCACAGTCGGTGTGCAGAATCCTGTAGTCACGTTATTTCTGAATCTACACCGAGTGCAAAAGGAAGGCAGAAAAAGGGGCAAAAAGACAGGAAAGTGGGGGAAATGGCGAACCCTCCAAAGCCGTGGAAAGTGGAATATGCAAAGTCATCAAGATCGTCGTGCAAGACTTGCAAGAATCACATTGAGAAGGAGAATCTTAGGCTCGGAAAGATGGTCCAAGCTTCCCAATTTGATGGCTTCATGcctgtatttttctttttattcctTCGCTCATATCTTCTTGTTGTTTCTTTTcatcataaatttttaaaaattaactcagttttagtatttttttttcgTTCATATatctaaaaatgatttttttttgtctttCTAAGTACAGTGATGTCATTTTTTTGTTTCCTGGTTTGTTTCTCCTTTAGTTCCTGACATTTGTACCATCGAGTCATTTTTGGGGTGCATTCTTGTCGTTTGCATAATTTAAACATTGTTTGCCCTCTGGGGTTTCTAGGTTCTTAGTGTTTCCTGTGTGGAACTTGTGTAACACGAGATTTTTTTGATATCTTGGGTTTTTGGAACCAACCATTACGTTTTTTAACTCCTTCGCTTGATATTCAAATGGTTCTTAATTAAGCAACTAGCTTGTTTGATGCCACCTCACTTGTGTTTGTTTTTggtgtagcgcccttacccgagccactactaaacagactaataaacatgcaacattaaacttaataaccacaattaaacagcggaaaccaaatacttaatcatcttacaactcaAACCAAACCAAAACAATAACAGCAGTCTTAAAcataatacaaccataacaaaacATAATCCTGAACGATAATACGGTAAACCACAtgaaacctccactggatcaccactgAAACCccactgctctagccactgccctggtcgtccgaaccgtccaacctaagacctgccccgtggaatggggtgcccaagatgaaaacaaggacgtgagcgacaatcgcccaatacgagaatgtacgagtatacaaactgatatgatgcatgcgaaatgcaatatgctcggatatcaaggatcaagtcaagaatctcatgctcagtctagaggcgcctgagtgtgtagtctctgatctgccctaggcatgttttggctcccacactcatcatcaagacgtggacctgcaatgtccaggtcatcagagcccgcgggtcccgtcggacactgtagctctcgatgccccatcgtccacaatacagaatagggctgagcggccccaacaaacgaggtatatctcaaaagatatcagactcaacatgatgtgtcatgcataatatgccaaagcagtaaaacatgtatcatgcaacagataaatatgcagcatataagtgtgtatactatgcttggatatctcagtcagtacatcacgtacctcactaaaacaatctgacagaaagctctgaacctagacaatatcAACACaatgaaatcactaacaaaccagatcaaacatgctacaagctCCCTAACGATCCTTAAaccactatctaaggatttagggttatacctgcgtccgtcgtcagcccgctgatgatgtctcgatctcagctcaccgacccctcctcgagtcgatactagctccgaaacttcccgacaccaaagtgccctagaaactggctagaaaaacCTAAAGGATAACTAGAActtctctctgaagaatgcggtgaagaacaaaagaatcggcttccatttataggctgcatccgcactatttcagaaaacccgaaccaatcttatccgccacgtgtcagaatctcattggtctagttagatttctcgagataatgaaaTCTGAGGTAGATCGGATTATCCATTTAACtttcggtggataccaacagcttAATCCCGTATTAACAAttcttaataatacttaattaacaaatcattatctcttaattaatacttaattcaaaataagaattcgggtcattacatttGGAGCCAGATGTGGAACCATGCTCATTGCAtcatgaagaaaaaaaaacagataAAATCGTAAGTGCTATCATATACAGGATTTTATTCAACCTTTGATGGACTAATGGTAAATTCTTTTACATTTCTTATATTCACATCAGGGTTGATGATGTCGAAGGCTTAGAATTGCTTCGGTGGGAAGATCAACAGACAATTAGAAAATACGTAGATGGTGTCGGTCAGACAGATTCCGTTGCTTCTCCTGCCCTCCATTGTGGCATAGAAGTTTCACCAACATCCCGTGCTACTTGTCGATACTGCAATCAAAAGATTACAAAGGGAGAGGTTAAGTATTTGTGACTTTCCCTGTTAAACAATAACGAGATTGATGTTTGATTTAGCCAATCTTCTATATATGTGCATGTACTCATCATCCTTTTTACTTGCATTCTTCCTAATTATAAGGTAAGATAGTTTTAAAAACTGTTACTCCTGCTGGACCATATGATGGTGCACAATTTCTTAATGAAACAGATGAGTTGGGGATGTCGAGTGGCCTTTCAGTCAGTTACATCTGTAGCACAAACTTATTTAAGGGTTATTGTCAAGAACCTAATCATGGCATCTCTGTCCGTCACTATTTACTACACTAGTTACAGATATATAGCTATTCGgaaataattcattattttcatgtctattcatgtttttttttttttgcaagcaATTATTACAATCATGGCTTTGCATGCTCTGATGTCTCACTGTAAAGTCTTTACCTGATGCTATTCTGATTTCCCCAATTTCCAATTGAACTGAAGAGGGGTTCTTCTCGAACTGTCGTTACCATTGTTCCTTTCGCAAATTTAGATTTTGTAAATTTGCTTCATGACCAGTATACAGATGCCATCAGGTCCGTGGAAGCCTTGTTAAAGATCTGtcccccccccccacccccccccccccccccccctctctTTACTTAGGTTCGTATATCAACTAAACCTGAAGGTGAAAGTGCTAGAGCCTTGGCATGGCACCATGCAAAGTGTTACATGGAAATGTCACCGACTTCCCAGGTAGAAAAATTTTCTGGATGGGAAAGTCTTTCAGCCACTGATCGTGCGACAGTTACTTCTCTTGTTACAAATAATGCCTCAGCTTTAGAAGGTCCAACTTTCAAATTTTCAGGATAAATCATTAGATTTCTTGGGGATTTCTTTGGATACTGTCATGATGACCCATGGTTTTTGTTTCAGGCACAAAAGTAGACGTTAAAGAGGAGAAAAATATGTTGCAGGATTCAACATCCAAAAGTGGTAACAAGAGGAAAAGAGCATTTGAAAGTGATCCGAAACCGAAAAATTCTAAAGATGGAGGTAACAGTTCTTCAATCAAGTTGCCTTCTGAAAATAAtgtgaaaaatgttgaaggtgAGCCCTTAAAAGAATCTGTCCTGGAAAGCCAACTTGAGGATCAGACTAAGGCTCTGTGGGAGCTTAAAGATAATCTCAAAAAGCATGTGACTTCTTCAGAGTTGAGGGAGATGCTTGAAGTCAATGATCAGGATTTGAAGGGATCAGAGCTTGATTTGCGAGAACGTTGGTAAATTTTATTCTCTTTTCGATCAATTTGACTGCAAAACTCTTTGACCTAGTGAAATCATTTGAAATGCTTACTTTAGAAAAGCCTAAAAAATCCCCTCCCACCCAAATGTTATATATCTGGATTGATTTATTACTATTTTTATCTCGCTGATTTTCGTTTCGTACATGTCCTGATTGGTTCTAATTTCATCTATTAACCTGCTAATTATTGTGCCATTCAGTTTTTATCGTGTCAATGGTTTCTCTAATGTTGGACCCCTCTTATTGTTTCTCCTTTTTTGGTCCTTTTAGTGCTGATGGAATGCTTTTTGGAGCACTTTCAAAATGCCCTCTTTGCTCGGGATGGCTTCGTTATTCCTCAGGAATGTACCGATGCTGTGGATATTTATCAGAGTGGAGTAAGTGTTCGTATTCCACCGCTAAACCTCAGCGTGTGAAGGGAAAGTGGAAAATCCCTGAAGAAACAAGTAACGACTTTCTCTTGAAGGTATGTTAGTTGATTAGCACCATGTAGTTTTTcttatattttcttttgtcCTTTTATGAcaccataatgtgtttcattcTTTGAATCGTTGACCTAAAAGTTAACAGTCATTACTATTCAATTGAATCAACGGTATTTTTAAGACATCTTTTTCCCCTCCCCCATTATCTTGCTGATAAATGTTCTTTCAGCTATATAGAGGATTTGAAGAAGACTTTTTGTCTGACAAAGTACTTTCGCAGGAGAGTGGAAGAGCAAAATAGCGGAAGCAGGTGGACAGGTTCATACCAAGATAAGAAAAGGTTTATAGCCACTCTTCTTCAATTGAAATTTTGGGTTTTTTGTCTCTTAGTTCTTGTAAATCAAAATTGATGTTCTTCTAATATCACAGAAACCAATTGCTTAGTTGTAAGTGGTGTGTTGGATGAAATTGGTGCAGAAATAAGAAAGGCGAGGTAATCCTGGGAAACTGCAAAGAATATCATACCACCCATTGGTCCCTACCTCTCTGACCTTTTTTCTGTGTCCTTCTCTCCA from Primulina eburnea isolate SZY01 chromosome 17, ASM2296580v1, whole genome shotgun sequence carries:
- the LOC140818010 gene encoding deoxyhypusine hydroxylase-A-like; protein product: MQDIRSIPALEVVLNDLSLHPIVRHEAAEALGAIGLECVIPILKSSLTLDPAQEVRETCELALSRIEEMTNSVAGESSLFLSVDPAAPASCSSVKNLGSHSRYREILLNENKCTYEQYAALFALRNLGDNDAISAIIESLGAKSALLRHEVAYVLGQLQNKKASDALSQVLRDVHEHPMVRHEAAEALGSIAGLTPAIYFVPGWNHI
- the LOC140817718 gene encoding poly [ADP-ribose] polymerase 1-like, whose translation is MANPPKPWKVEYAKSSRSSCKTCKNHIEKENLRLGKMVQASQFDGFMPMWNHAHCIMKKKKQIKSVDDVEGLELLRWEDQQTIRKYVDGVGQTDSVASPALHCGIEVSPTSRATCRYCNQKITKGEVRISTKPEGESARALAWHHAKCYMEMSPTSQVEKFSGWESLSATDRATVTSLVTNNASALEGTKVDVKEEKNMLQDSTSKSGNKRKRAFESDPKPKNSKDGGNSSSIKLPSENNVKNVEGEPLKESVLESQLEDQTKALWELKDNLKKHVTSSELREMLEVNDQDLKGSELDLRERCADGMLFGALSKCPLCSGWLRYSSGMYRCCGYLSEWSKCSYSTAKPQRVKGKWKIPEETSNDFLLKLYRGFEEDFLSDKVLSQESGRAK